The proteins below are encoded in one region of Microbispora sp. NBC_01189:
- a CDS encoding pectinesterase family protein yields MPDTTPGTASPGPSGGSHSGRRGGTAALAAALVVGGLAAGVPGTAAAATGCAVTYTTSDWPGGFSAAVSVQNLGSAVNGWTLAFTFPNSGQKVTSGWSATWSQSGQNVTATNVDYNAAIATGASVSLGFNGSWSGSNPQPAAFTLNGVTCTGSTTTSSPTPSVTPTVTPTVTPSSTPTVTPSATPSTTPTATPTTGKPTVAADGTGTYRTVQAAIDAVPTGNSSRKVITIKPGTYREIVTIPANKPYITLQGLGSSARDVLIVNNHAAGAYGTFNSATAFVNGHDSALTNLTVSNDYVEDGSTVNQQAVALNLNADRSTLSNVRLLGDQDTFLVNASARAYVRSSYIEGTVDFVFGDGTAVLHDCDIYEKRSSGAPITAARTDAAKPYGLLIYRSRISGAAGDTTQLGRPWGPNAQVVYRESTLSSTIKTSQPWTDMSGNSWKNARFFEYRNTGAGATVNANRPQLSDAQAANYTPQKYLAGSDGWNPVS; encoded by the coding sequence ATGCCCGACACCACGCCCGGGACGGCGAGTCCCGGCCCGAGCGGCGGCTCCCACAGCGGCCGCCGCGGCGGTACGGCGGCTCTGGCGGCCGCGCTGGTCGTGGGCGGCCTCGCCGCCGGGGTCCCGGGAACGGCGGCCGCCGCGACCGGCTGCGCCGTCACCTACACCACCAGCGACTGGCCGGGCGGCTTCAGCGCCGCCGTCAGCGTGCAGAACCTCGGCAGCGCCGTCAACGGCTGGACGCTCGCCTTCACCTTCCCCAATTCCGGTCAGAAGGTGACCAGTGGCTGGTCGGCCACCTGGAGCCAGAGCGGGCAGAACGTCACGGCCACGAACGTGGACTACAACGCCGCCATCGCCACCGGCGCGTCCGTCTCACTCGGGTTCAACGGCTCGTGGTCGGGTTCCAACCCCCAGCCGGCGGCTTTCACGCTGAACGGCGTGACCTGCACCGGGTCCACCACCACCTCGTCACCCACCCCCTCGGTGACGCCCACTGTCACCCCAACCGTGACGCCCTCGTCAACTCCCACGGTGACGCCCTCTGCGACACCTTCCACGACACCGACGGCGACGCCGACGACCGGGAAGCCCACCGTCGCCGCCGACGGCACCGGGACCTACCGGACGGTGCAGGCCGCGATCGACGCGGTGCCGACCGGCAACTCCAGCAGGAAAGTGATCACGATCAAACCCGGCACCTACCGGGAGATCGTCACCATCCCGGCGAACAAGCCGTACATCACCCTGCAGGGCCTCGGCTCCTCGGCCAGGGACGTCCTGATCGTCAACAACCACGCGGCCGGCGCGTACGGCACCTTCAACAGCGCCACCGCGTTCGTCAACGGTCACGACTCCGCCCTCACCAACCTGACGGTCTCCAACGACTACGTCGAGGACGGCTCCACCGTCAACCAGCAGGCCGTCGCGCTGAACCTCAACGCCGACCGGTCGACCCTGTCGAACGTACGGCTGCTGGGCGACCAGGACACCTTCCTGGTCAACGCCTCCGCCCGCGCGTACGTCAGAAGCTCCTACATCGAGGGCACCGTCGACTTCGTCTTCGGCGACGGCACCGCAGTGCTGCACGACTGCGACATCTACGAGAAGCGCAGCAGCGGCGCCCCCATCACCGCGGCCAGGACCGACGCCGCCAAGCCGTACGGGTTACTCATCTACAGGTCCCGGATCAGCGGCGCGGCCGGCGACACCACCCAGCTGGGACGGCCCTGGGGTCCCAACGCCCAGGTGGTCTACCGGGAGTCCACCCTCAGCTCGACCATCAAGACCTCGCAGCCCTGGACTGACATGTCGGGAAACTCATGGAAGAATGCCCGCTTCTTCGAATACCGGAACACCGGCGCCGGGGCCACGGTCAACGCCAACCGCCCGCAGCTGAGCGACGCGCAGGCCGCCAACTACACCCCGCAGAAGTACCTGGCCGGTTCCGACGGCTGGAACCCCGTGAGCTGA
- a CDS encoding HAD family hydrolase encodes MIRAILFDLDETLFDHRRAVAHAATRWMETVCPGHELLPEAPALWLDLEDKHLPAWHAGECSFAEQRRRRLREFCDRLGMPAPADPDAAFAGFLTHYEDAWAAFPDVAATLAALGDGLTLGVLSNGDPVQQEAKLRRLGLMDRMEVVLTPETLGAFKPAPECYLRAAAKLGLRPEEVLMVGDNLLLDAVAPARVGMHGVWLDRYRAEPSPAFASSGEPADSVVRVTTLRDLPGVLDGLDPCPADAVRAA; translated from the coding sequence GTGATCAGGGCCATTCTGTTCGACCTCGACGAGACCCTCTTCGACCATCGCCGGGCCGTCGCCCACGCCGCGACCCGCTGGATGGAGACGGTCTGCCCCGGCCATGAGCTGCTGCCCGAGGCACCGGCGCTGTGGCTCGACCTGGAGGACAAGCATCTACCGGCCTGGCACGCCGGCGAGTGCTCGTTCGCCGAGCAGCGGCGCAGACGGCTTCGGGAGTTCTGCGACCGGCTGGGCATGCCCGCGCCGGCCGACCCGGACGCGGCCTTCGCCGGGTTCCTGACCCACTACGAGGACGCCTGGGCCGCCTTCCCCGACGTGGCCGCGACACTCGCGGCGCTCGGCGACGGGCTGACGTTGGGCGTGCTCAGCAACGGTGATCCCGTGCAGCAGGAGGCCAAGCTGCGCCGCCTCGGGCTGATGGACCGCATGGAGGTCGTCCTGACCCCCGAGACGCTCGGCGCGTTCAAGCCGGCCCCGGAGTGCTATCTGCGGGCGGCGGCGAAGCTGGGGTTGCGGCCCGAGGAAGTGCTGATGGTCGGTGACAACCTGCTGCTGGACGCCGTCGCGCCCGCTCGGGTGGGTATGCACGGCGTCTGGCTCGACCGCTACCGCGCCGAGCCCTCCCCCGCGTTCGCCTCGTCCGGCGAACCCGCCGACTCCGTGGTGCGGGTCACCACGCTGCGCGATCTGCCCGGCGTGCTGGACGGCCTGGACCCGTGCCCGGCCGACGCCGTCCGCGCCGCCTGA
- the purB gene encoding adenylosuccinate lyase: protein MSAKPRIPNVLASRYASPELARLWSPEHKVVLERRLWLAVLKAQADLGIDVPEQAIADYEKIAEQVDLASIAGREKITRHDVKARIEEFNALAGHEHVHKGMTSRDLTENVEQLQIRDSLLLVRDRVVALLARLARLAAEHAATVMAGRSHNVAAQATTLGKRFATAADELVVAYERLENLLERYPLRGVKGPVGTAQDMLDLLGGDDRLAALEDRVAAHLGFARRFTSVGQVYPRSLDYDVLTTLVQLAAAPSSLAKTIRLMAGHELVTEGFKEGQVGSSAMPHKMNTRSCERVNGLTVVLRGYASMAGELAGDQWNEGDVSCSVVRRVALPDAFFAFDGLAETMLTVLDEFGAFPAVIEAELGRYLPFLGTTKMLMAAVRAGVGRETAHEVIKEHAVAAALAMRSRGAGNELLDRLAADERFPLGRAELDALLADRSSFAGAAAGQVAAVVARAEEITARHPGAAAYTPGAIL, encoded by the coding sequence GTGAGTGCCAAGCCGCGTATCCCGAATGTCCTCGCCTCCCGTTACGCCTCGCCGGAACTGGCCCGCCTGTGGTCACCCGAGCACAAGGTGGTGCTGGAGCGCCGGCTCTGGCTGGCCGTCCTCAAGGCACAGGCCGACCTCGGGATCGACGTACCCGAACAGGCGATCGCCGACTACGAGAAGATCGCCGAGCAGGTCGACCTCGCCTCCATCGCCGGCCGGGAGAAGATCACCCGGCATGACGTGAAGGCCCGCATCGAGGAGTTCAACGCCCTCGCCGGGCACGAGCACGTCCACAAGGGCATGACCTCCCGCGACCTGACCGAGAACGTCGAGCAGCTGCAGATCCGCGACAGCCTGCTGCTGGTGCGCGACCGGGTCGTGGCCCTGCTGGCCCGCCTGGCCCGCCTGGCCGCCGAGCACGCCGCCACCGTCATGGCCGGCCGCTCGCACAACGTCGCCGCACAGGCGACCACTCTCGGCAAGCGCTTCGCCACCGCCGCCGACGAACTGGTCGTCGCCTACGAACGGCTGGAGAACCTGCTGGAGCGCTACCCCCTGCGCGGCGTCAAGGGCCCCGTCGGCACCGCGCAGGACATGCTCGACCTGCTCGGCGGCGACGACCGGCTGGCCGCGCTGGAGGACCGCGTCGCCGCGCACCTCGGCTTCGCCCGCCGCTTCACCAGCGTCGGGCAGGTCTATCCCCGCTCGCTCGACTACGACGTGCTGACCACCCTGGTGCAGCTGGCCGCCGCCCCCTCCTCCCTGGCCAAGACGATCCGGCTGATGGCCGGGCACGAACTGGTCACCGAGGGCTTCAAGGAGGGCCAGGTCGGCTCTTCGGCGATGCCGCACAAGATGAACACCCGTTCCTGCGAACGCGTCAACGGCCTCACCGTGGTCCTGCGCGGGTACGCCTCGATGGCCGGGGAACTCGCCGGAGACCAGTGGAACGAAGGTGACGTGTCCTGCTCGGTGGTGCGCCGGGTCGCGCTGCCCGACGCGTTCTTCGCCTTCGACGGCCTGGCCGAGACCATGCTGACCGTGCTGGACGAGTTCGGCGCGTTCCCCGCCGTCATCGAGGCCGAGCTGGGCCGCTACCTGCCGTTCCTCGGCACGACCAAGATGCTCATGGCCGCCGTGCGGGCCGGGGTGGGCCGCGAGACCGCCCACGAGGTCATCAAGGAGCACGCCGTCGCCGCGGCGCTCGCCATGCGCTCGCGCGGCGCCGGCAACGAACTGCTCGACCGTCTCGCCGCCGACGAGCGTTTCCCCCTCGGCCGCGCCGAACTCGACGCGCTGCTCGCCGACCGGTCGTCCTTCGCCGGGGCCGCCGCCGGTCAGGTCGCGGCGGTCGTCGCGCGGGCCGAAGAGATCACCGCGCGGCATCCCGGCGCCGCCGCCTACACCCCCGGCGCGATCCTGTAG